In the Mya arenaria isolate MELC-2E11 chromosome 11, ASM2691426v1 genome, one interval contains:
- the LOC128209927 gene encoding PH domain-containing protein DDB_G0274775-like, with amino-acid sequence MASEGTDSRTNSLTNRSSSSQHNDDDLQPQELKGWLMKRTKLSRKWKKQWFLLKSTSLLYGNSPEDTEKQIPLTNSEISESIIDKKQHAFCIKSKENGRSYYIQADNENLQNEWMQAICFAKAAGQRGDNSQACVIQ; translated from the exons ATGGCATCTGAAGGGACGGATAGTCGAACGAACAGCCTCACGAACCGGTCATCATCCAGTCAACACAATGATGATGATCTACAGCCACAGGAACTTAAGGGTTGGCTCATGAAGAGAACTAAACTCTCGCGCAAATGGAAGAAACAGTGGTTCTTGTTGAAAAGTACTAGTTTATTATATGGAAACTCTCCAGAG gaTACAGAAAAACAAATTCCATTAACAAATTCAGAAATTTCAGAAAGTATAATAGACAAAAAACAGCAtgcattttgtataaaatcgAAAGAGAATGGCCGGTCTTACTACATACAGGCGGACAATGAAAATCTCCAGAATGAGTGGATGCAGGCCATTTGTTTCGCCAAGGCAGCAGGACAGAGGGGGGATAACTCTCAGGCGTGTGTGATCCAGTGA